One part of the Nocardioides conyzicola genome encodes these proteins:
- a CDS encoding SMC family ATPase: EAEAARTLHERRARLDAASAEQARLAAAADRHAEAVGRLDAARRAAAVVPLHQVAVRAQRARSAAHTVVQRLEVADRAALEASLRAAVDDAARARALQPRVDRLKAVRAEESTFRSRRTRLAAAAEQALAEAQTLVVTLTEQVATARVAHDVAREATLQARTRALDVREARLHGMAAEMAGGLVVGGSCPVCGSCEHPHKASPSDGAPDEAAERAAQKDADDAASTEHLRDVELRTLTAELTAAQARVGQVPPEIATATGAVEASLAALAAEATGLEADLVDHDESLLTTYADRERAARSGLSALDTLAAAETTLADAEQSLATAVAESGFGGAEEAVAAALDRRAYDDLARRVAEHERRTAAVAAVLGEVGADEVAAAELPDLPGLTAAHQASLRHLGDARAQETAWSARAERLARLVVDLDAATAAWRPLHDDLEVVTRLSSFVEGKSADNQLQMRLSAYVLAYRLSQVVAAANERLDRMSDRRYTLEHTGRRGAGETRGGLSLLVRDDWSGEARDPATLSGGETFVVSLALALGLADVVTQEAGGADLDTLFVDEGFGALDADTLDDVMDTLDSLRDGGRVVGVVSHVAEMRDRIPTQLLVAKSRVGSTVAISR; encoded by the coding sequence CGAGGCCGAGGCCGCCCGCACCCTGCACGAGCGGCGCGCCCGCCTGGACGCGGCGTCGGCCGAGCAGGCCCGGCTGGCCGCCGCCGCCGACCGGCACGCGGAGGCGGTCGGTCGCCTCGACGCCGCCCGTCGCGCCGCGGCCGTCGTCCCGCTCCACCAGGTCGCGGTCCGCGCCCAACGCGCGCGGTCGGCCGCGCACACGGTCGTCCAGCGCCTCGAGGTCGCCGACCGGGCCGCCTTGGAGGCATCGCTGCGCGCGGCCGTCGACGACGCCGCTCGGGCGCGTGCCCTCCAGCCTCGCGTCGACCGCCTCAAGGCCGTGCGCGCCGAGGAGTCGACCTTCCGATCCCGCCGCACCCGCCTCGCCGCCGCGGCCGAGCAGGCCCTCGCCGAAGCGCAGACCCTGGTCGTCACGCTCACCGAGCAGGTCGCCACGGCCCGCGTCGCCCACGACGTCGCCCGCGAGGCCACGCTGCAGGCGCGGACCCGTGCGCTCGACGTACGCGAGGCGCGCTTGCACGGGATGGCCGCCGAGATGGCCGGTGGCCTCGTGGTCGGAGGCTCCTGCCCGGTGTGCGGGTCGTGCGAGCACCCCCACAAGGCCTCCCCCTCGGACGGCGCGCCGGACGAGGCCGCCGAGCGGGCCGCCCAGAAGGACGCCGACGACGCCGCGTCGACCGAGCACCTGCGCGACGTCGAGCTGCGCACGCTGACAGCGGAGCTCACCGCAGCGCAGGCGCGCGTCGGCCAGGTCCCTCCGGAGATCGCCACCGCCACCGGCGCGGTGGAGGCCTCCCTGGCCGCGCTCGCCGCCGAGGCGACCGGCCTCGAGGCCGACCTCGTCGACCACGACGAGAGCCTGCTGACGACGTACGCCGATCGCGAGCGCGCGGCCCGCTCCGGCCTCTCGGCACTCGACACCCTCGCGGCCGCCGAGACCACGCTGGCCGACGCCGAGCAGTCGCTCGCCACCGCTGTCGCCGAGTCCGGCTTCGGTGGCGCCGAGGAGGCCGTGGCGGCAGCTCTCGACCGACGCGCGTACGACGACCTGGCGCGACGCGTCGCGGAGCACGAGCGCCGGACGGCGGCGGTCGCCGCCGTCCTCGGGGAGGTGGGCGCCGACGAGGTCGCCGCGGCCGAGCTGCCCGACCTGCCGGGACTGACCGCGGCCCACCAGGCGTCGCTACGCCACCTGGGTGACGCCCGGGCACAGGAGACCGCGTGGTCGGCCCGCGCCGAGCGCCTGGCCCGCCTCGTCGTCGACCTCGACGCGGCAACCGCGGCCTGGCGCCCGCTGCACGACGACCTCGAGGTGGTCACCCGGCTGTCGTCGTTCGTCGAGGGCAAGTCCGCCGACAACCAGCTGCAGATGCGGCTCTCGGCGTACGTCCTCGCCTACCGGCTCTCCCAGGTCGTGGCCGCGGCCAACGAGCGCCTCGACCGGATGAGCGACCGCCGCTACACCCTGGAGCACACGGGACGCCGCGGCGCCGGCGAGACCCGCGGCGGCCTGAGCCTGCTGGTCCGCGACGACTGGTCCGGGGAGGCCCGCGACCCGGCGACCCTGTCCGGCGGCGAGACCTTCGTGGTCTCGCTCGCCCTCGCCCTCGGCCTCGCCGACGTCGTCACCCAGGAGGCCGGCGGAGCCGACCTGGACACCCTCTTCGTGGACGAGGGCTTCGGCGCCCTCGACGCCGACACCCTCGACGACGTGATGGACACCCTCGACTCGCTGCGCGACGGCGGCCGCGTCGTCGGGGTCGTCAGCCACGTCGCCGAGATGCGCGACCGGATCCCCACCCAGCTGCTGGTGGCGAAGTCGCGGGTCGGGTCGACGGTGGCGATCAGCCGCTAG
- a CDS encoding class I SAM-dependent methyltransferase: MTFHVPADAYARFMGRFSEPLGVAFADFAGVAPGMTVLDVGSGPGALTTELVRRVGAAHVAAVDPSPPFVAALRDRLPEVDVRTAAAEALPFGDGDFDATLAELVVHFMSDPVAGLREMARVTRPGGVVAACVWDHDGGGSPLSTCWDVARDLDPDVVDESGLAGAREGHLEQLATEAGLADVVGTLLTVEVEFATFDEWWEPYTFGIGPLGDYIRGLGDERRAALRARCAEVLPAAPFRITGSAWAVRARA, encoded by the coding sequence GTGACGTTCCACGTCCCTGCTGACGCCTACGCCCGCTTCATGGGCCGCTTCTCCGAGCCTCTGGGCGTGGCCTTCGCCGACTTCGCCGGCGTCGCACCGGGCATGACCGTCCTCGACGTCGGCTCCGGTCCCGGGGCCCTGACCACCGAGCTCGTGCGCCGGGTCGGCGCGGCCCACGTCGCGGCGGTCGACCCGTCACCACCCTTCGTGGCGGCGCTGCGCGACCGGCTGCCCGAGGTCGACGTACGCACCGCTGCCGCCGAGGCGCTCCCGTTCGGTGACGGCGACTTCGACGCCACGCTCGCGGAGCTCGTCGTGCACTTCATGAGCGACCCGGTCGCGGGGCTGCGCGAGATGGCCCGGGTGACCCGCCCCGGCGGGGTCGTCGCCGCATGCGTCTGGGACCACGACGGCGGCGGCAGCCCCTTGAGCACGTGCTGGGACGTCGCCCGTGACCTGGACCCCGACGTCGTGGACGAGTCCGGACTGGCCGGTGCCCGCGAGGGCCACCTGGAGCAGCTCGCCACCGAGGCCGGGCTGGCCGACGTCGTCGGGACGCTGCTCACCGTCGAGGTCGAGTTCGCGACGTTCGACGAGTGGTGGGAGCCGTACACGTTCGGCATCGGTCCGCTCGGCGACTACATCCGCGGGCTCGGCGACGAGCGCCGAGCGGCGTTGCGGGCCCGCTGCGCCGAGGTGCTGCCGGCGGCGCCGTTCCGGATCACGGGCTCCGCCTGGGCGGTCCGGGCACGGGCCTGA
- a CDS encoding pyridoxamine 5'-phosphate oxidase family protein has product MTDNEDQKKLVDLMSDMPIAMLTTYGVDGPRSLPMARQEVEPSAEMWFISARDTAHTRAIQHNPTVSLTFSARDSWVAVTGTATVVDDAAKLEELWNTFAEAWLPGGPEDPNATLIRVDVEHGEYWDTPGSKVASLISFAKTKLTGATFDADHGSVDL; this is encoded by the coding sequence ATGACCGACAACGAAGACCAGAAGAAGCTCGTCGACCTCATGTCCGACATGCCGATCGCCATGCTCACGACGTACGGCGTCGACGGTCCGCGCAGCCTGCCGATGGCCCGCCAGGAGGTGGAGCCCTCTGCCGAGATGTGGTTCATCTCGGCGCGCGACACCGCCCACACGCGGGCGATCCAGCACAACCCGACCGTCTCGCTGACCTTCTCGGCCCGCGACTCCTGGGTGGCGGTGACGGGCACCGCGACCGTCGTCGACGACGCTGCCAAGCTCGAGGAGCTGTGGAACACCTTCGCCGAGGCCTGGCTTCCCGGCGGCCCCGAGGACCCGAACGCGACGCTCATCCGGGTGGACGTCGAGCACGGTGAGTACTGGGACACCCCGGGAAGCAAGGTGGCGTCGCTGATCAGCTTCGCCAAGACCAAGCTGACCGGTGCCACGTTCGACGCCGACCACGGGTCGGTCGACCTCTGA
- a CDS encoding TldD/PmbA family protein, producing MGARVLDPTFTSLPYRSLGDAALARAAELGAAHADFRFERVRYQELGVRDGVLQGASDTEDLGFAVRVVHGGAWGFAAGVVLSADEAVRVAETAVAVARVAAEMTSRPVELAAEPTYADVEWVSAYEIDPFDVSVAEKAAVLIDWTTRLRTGAAVDHASAHLLQVHECKYYADLSGTRTTQQRVRLHPGFEAMGAGADTFDSMASIAPPVGRGWEYLTGGPDSWGWDEEIEQVPELLAEKLKAPSVEAGTYDLVIHPSNLWLTIHESIGHATELDRALGYEANYAGTSFATPDKLGSLQYGSSVMNVTGDRTVEHGLSTIGYDDEGVATQRWDIVKDGVFRGYQLDRSMGAMHPELNDARSNGCAYADSPGHIPIQRMANVSLQPAADGPSTDELIGRVERGLYVVGDKSWSIDMQRFNFQFTGQRFYRIADGELVGQVRDAAYQATTTDFWRSMEAVGGPDTWVLGGAFNCGKAQPGQVAAVSHGCPTSLFRGVRILNTVAEGGN from the coding sequence ATGGGCGCCCGTGTGCTTGATCCGACGTTCACCTCCCTCCCCTACCGCAGCCTCGGCGACGCCGCCCTGGCCCGGGCCGCGGAGCTCGGGGCCGCGCATGCGGACTTCCGCTTCGAGCGGGTGCGCTACCAGGAGCTCGGCGTCCGCGACGGCGTCCTGCAGGGCGCCAGCGACACCGAGGACCTCGGCTTCGCCGTCCGCGTCGTGCACGGCGGCGCCTGGGGGTTCGCCGCCGGCGTCGTGCTGAGCGCCGACGAGGCCGTCCGGGTAGCCGAGACCGCCGTCGCCGTGGCCCGGGTGGCCGCCGAGATGACCAGCCGGCCGGTCGAGCTCGCCGCGGAGCCGACGTACGCCGACGTCGAGTGGGTCTCCGCCTACGAGATCGACCCCTTCGACGTCTCCGTGGCCGAGAAGGCCGCGGTGCTCATCGACTGGACCACCCGGCTGCGCACCGGGGCGGCCGTCGACCACGCCTCCGCCCACCTGCTGCAGGTGCACGAGTGCAAGTACTACGCCGACCTCAGCGGCACCCGCACGACGCAGCAACGCGTCCGGCTGCACCCCGGGTTCGAGGCGATGGGCGCCGGCGCCGACACCTTCGACTCGATGGCCAGCATCGCCCCGCCCGTCGGCCGCGGCTGGGAGTACCTCACCGGCGGACCCGACAGCTGGGGCTGGGACGAGGAGATCGAGCAGGTCCCCGAGCTGCTCGCCGAGAAGCTCAAGGCACCGAGCGTCGAGGCCGGCACCTACGACCTGGTCATCCACCCGTCCAACCTGTGGCTCACCATCCACGAGTCGATCGGCCACGCGACCGAGCTCGACCGCGCGCTCGGCTACGAGGCCAACTACGCCGGCACCTCGTTCGCGACCCCCGACAAGCTCGGCTCGCTGCAGTACGGCTCCTCCGTCATGAACGTCACCGGCGACCGCACCGTCGAGCACGGCCTGTCCACGATCGGGTACGACGACGAGGGGGTCGCCACCCAGCGCTGGGACATCGTCAAGGACGGCGTCTTCCGCGGCTACCAGCTCGACCGCTCGATGGGCGCGATGCACCCGGAGCTCAACGACGCGCGCTCCAACGGGTGCGCGTACGCCGACTCCCCCGGCCACATCCCCATCCAGCGGATGGCCAACGTGTCGCTCCAGCCGGCAGCGGACGGACCCAGCACGGACGAGCTGATCGGACGGGTCGAGCGCGGCCTCTACGTCGTCGGGGACAAGTCCTGGTCGATCGACATGCAGCGCTTCAACTTCCAGTTCACGGGTCAGCGGTTCTACCGGATCGCCGACGGGGAGCTGGTCGGCCAGGTCCGCGACGCGGCCTACCAGGCGACGACCACCGACTTCTGGCGCTCGATGGAGGCGGTCGGCGGTCCGGACACCTGGGTCCTCGGCGGCGCCTTCAACTGCGGCAAGGCGCAACCGGGGCAGGTGGCGGCCGTCAGCCACGGCTGTCCGACGTCGCTCTTCCGCGGCGTCCGCATCCTCAACACCGTCGCCGAGGGAGGCAACTGA
- a CDS encoding metallopeptidase TldD-related protein, giving the protein MALSPQSFVEHALRTSIADDCIVIVHDKTSANLRWANNTLTTNGVMHGLDVTVISFVRGAAGVATGSVTGTATDQAGVTTLVQAADAAARAGSPAEDAADLVRDAVSADWDELPVPTDIHVYDAFAPALGEAFGRASAADRVLYGFVNHEITTTYLGSTTGLRLRHVQPTGHYACTGKPTDLSSSAWVGGATRDFVGVDPLALDAELERRLGWAKRRVDLPAGRYDTILPPSAVADLMIDAYWYAGARVAHEGQSVYSRRGGGTRVGDRIAQAGVQLFSDPAYDPLQCAPFVVASQSGNESSVFDNGLPLGRTDWIRDGELTALLQTRHSAGLTGLPVTPAIDNLVLSVDGGAGSEADLVAGTERGLLLTCLWYIREVDPQSLLLTGLTRDGVYLVENGEITGAVNNFRFNDSPVDLLNRFTHASATVPSFSREWGDDYFSRTATPALRVPDFNMSSVSQAQ; this is encoded by the coding sequence ATGGCCCTCTCCCCACAGAGCTTCGTGGAGCACGCGCTGAGGACGTCGATCGCCGACGACTGCATCGTGATCGTGCACGACAAGACCAGCGCCAACCTGCGCTGGGCCAACAACACCCTGACCACCAACGGGGTCATGCACGGCCTCGACGTCACCGTGATCTCCTTCGTCCGCGGCGCCGCAGGCGTGGCGACGGGCTCGGTCACCGGCACTGCGACCGACCAGGCCGGGGTGACTACCCTCGTCCAGGCCGCCGACGCGGCCGCCCGGGCCGGCTCCCCCGCCGAGGACGCGGCCGACCTCGTGCGCGACGCGGTCTCGGCCGACTGGGACGAGCTGCCGGTGCCGACCGACATCCACGTGTACGACGCGTTCGCCCCGGCCCTCGGCGAGGCGTTCGGCCGCGCGTCCGCGGCGGACCGGGTCCTCTACGGCTTCGTCAACCACGAGATCACGACGACGTACCTCGGCTCGACCACCGGGCTCCGGCTCCGCCACGTGCAGCCCACCGGCCACTACGCCTGCACCGGCAAGCCGACCGACCTGTCCTCCAGCGCCTGGGTCGGAGGCGCGACCCGCGACTTCGTCGGCGTCGACCCGCTCGCCCTCGACGCGGAGCTCGAGCGGCGGCTCGGCTGGGCCAAGCGACGCGTCGACCTGCCCGCCGGCCGCTACGACACGATCCTGCCGCCCAGCGCGGTCGCCGACCTGATGATCGACGCCTACTGGTACGCCGGCGCCCGCGTCGCCCACGAGGGCCAGTCGGTCTACAGCCGCCGCGGCGGCGGCACCCGCGTCGGCGACCGGATCGCGCAGGCGGGCGTCCAGCTGTTCTCGGACCCCGCGTACGACCCACTGCAGTGCGCGCCGTTCGTCGTCGCCTCCCAGTCCGGCAACGAGTCCTCGGTCTTCGACAACGGGCTCCCCCTCGGCCGCACCGACTGGATCCGCGACGGCGAGCTCACCGCGCTGCTCCAGACCCGGCACTCCGCGGGCCTGACCGGCCTACCGGTCACTCCGGCGATCGACAACCTGGTCCTCTCCGTCGACGGCGGTGCCGGCAGCGAGGCCGACCTGGTCGCCGGCACCGAGCGCGGCCTGCTGCTGACCTGCCTCTGGTACATCCGCGAGGTCGACCCGCAGTCCCTGCTGCTCACCGGGCTCACCCGCGACGGCGTCTACCTGGTCGAGAACGGCGAGATCACCGGAGCGGTCAACAACTTCCGCTTCAACGACAGCCCGGTCGACCTGCTCAACCGGTTCACGCACGCGTCGGCGACGGTGCCGAGCTTCAGCCGCGAGTGGGGCGACGACTACTTCTCGCGTACGGCGACCCCCGCGCTCCGGGTGCCGGACTTTAACATGTCGAGCGTCTCCCAGGCCCAGTAG
- a CDS encoding Ig-like domain-containing protein — MRTSALVRVAAALTASLLAAPLLGSSPSHADEPALPVVVADTIALYPGQVGQVNVLTNDSSPDGDDLALCRFPEPSLVGNTMPAVVATDVSSLAEPGEVMVMTAPRARGTHVIDYYVCDHTHLVPAQLTVEIKAVAPVKVHKVAGKPGRLAVTNKNDKAIRFWYGDRRADKPDGKVSIPAGATRMVAVRRHTIVWIALIGGNHGKAALLSSPGIAGHGVVRGIKLRPGTELPRPPKSKPEPDFRSSAGARWLPRVRLP, encoded by the coding sequence ATGCGCACCAGCGCCCTCGTCCGCGTCGCCGCGGCCCTCACCGCCTCCCTGCTCGCGGCCCCACTGCTCGGCAGCTCGCCGTCGCACGCCGACGAGCCGGCGCTGCCGGTGGTGGTCGCCGACACGATCGCGCTCTACCCCGGACAGGTCGGCCAGGTCAACGTCCTCACCAACGACAGCTCGCCGGACGGCGACGACCTGGCGCTGTGCCGATTCCCCGAGCCCAGCCTCGTCGGCAACACGATGCCGGCGGTCGTAGCGACGGACGTGAGCTCGCTGGCTGAGCCGGGTGAGGTCATGGTCATGACCGCCCCGCGCGCACGCGGCACGCACGTCATCGACTACTACGTGTGCGACCACACCCACCTGGTCCCGGCCCAGCTCACGGTCGAGATCAAGGCCGTCGCCCCCGTCAAGGTGCACAAGGTCGCTGGCAAGCCGGGCCGCCTGGCGGTCACCAACAAGAACGACAAGGCGATCCGCTTCTGGTACGGCGACCGCCGGGCGGACAAGCCCGACGGCAAGGTCAGCATCCCGGCCGGAGCCACCCGGATGGTCGCCGTCCGGCGCCACACCATCGTGTGGATCGCCCTCATCGGCGGAAACCACGGCAAGGCGGCGCTGCTCAGCTCGCCCGGCATCGCCGGCCACGGCGTGGTCCGGGGTATCAAGCTGCGGCCCGGCACCGAGCTCCCGCGGCCTCCGAAGAGCAAGCCCGAGCCCGACTTCCGGTCGTCGGCAGGAGCGCGGTGGCTGCCTCGGGTCCGGCTGCCGTGA
- a CDS encoding Ig-like domain-containing protein: MRRLAVCSTLVTLLVGVFAVGVAEADVPAPVVVNDSITMWPGSTDMIDVLANDTDPAGGDLAFCRLPKLASPGPIHVADASMFSSEIEPGDLQVSADAGARGTYEVDYYVCNHDHLTPATLTVDIRPVEPVDVVAAPRRPGWLRVDNHNSRRVFVLILDRGGCRMDGHGYVPAHGSRLLRARHHRITWIAGIGAGDDGGVADQGRLNRVPLDGPPAPKSPPGHFCQYYFGRAVAGQPAG, from the coding sequence GTGCGGCGCTTGGCCGTGTGCTCGACCCTCGTCACCCTGCTCGTCGGCGTGTTCGCGGTGGGAGTTGCCGAGGCTGACGTCCCGGCTCCGGTGGTCGTCAACGACTCCATCACCATGTGGCCGGGCTCCACCGACATGATCGACGTGCTCGCCAACGACACCGACCCGGCAGGCGGCGACCTCGCCTTCTGCCGGTTGCCGAAGCTCGCGTCGCCCGGGCCGATCCACGTCGCCGACGCGTCGATGTTCTCCAGCGAGATCGAGCCGGGCGATCTGCAGGTCAGCGCCGACGCGGGCGCTCGCGGCACGTACGAGGTGGACTACTACGTGTGCAACCACGACCACCTCACCCCTGCCACCCTGACTGTCGACATCCGACCCGTCGAGCCGGTCGACGTGGTGGCGGCGCCCCGTCGACCAGGTTGGCTCCGAGTCGACAACCACAACAGTCGGCGGGTCTTCGTGCTCATCCTCGACCGCGGTGGCTGCCGGATGGACGGCCACGGCTACGTGCCGGCGCACGGCTCCCGGTTGCTGCGCGCGCGCCACCACAGGATCACCTGGATCGCAGGCATCGGGGCCGGGGACGACGGAGGTGTCGCCGATCAAGGACGGCTCAACCGGGTCCCGCTCGACGGCCCGCCCGCGCCGAAGTCCCCGCCGGGCCACTTCTGCCAGTACTACTTCGGACGAGCGGTCGCCGGTCAGCCTGCTGGGTGA
- a CDS encoding serine hydrolase domain-containing protein — protein sequence MSAPVADLTARRLRARLAHAQTTGRLPSVVAGLVRDGEPIWFDAYGEPAVPGHDPLDVQYRIGSITKTMTAVLVLQLVRDGRIGLDDPASTVLGDVGTGGIGYGDRTLRTLLAHSSGMQSEPAGSWWERSAGLSWDELAAAHDGSGAVFPAHQEFHYSNLGYALLGELAAQLLGTTWWEAVEARVLAPLGMTRTSYLPEGAAAQGWSVQPYESTLVPEPATDTGAMAPAGQVWATVTDLARYAAFLLDGHPDVLSADELRQAFGPQSGNPKDGVRYAHGLGFQLFPGGSGTLAGHTGSMPGFLATCLVDRGRRVGGVVLANATVGYSPAAIVGELLEELERCEPTVAPAWTPSPALPAELAGVPGVWHWGNTPIVFTMEAAELVGRRNGVELYRFAVRDGRVVGLSGYHAGEELHVVRRADGSIGHLDIATFIYTRTPYDPDAPIPGGHPAG from the coding sequence GTGAGCGCACCCGTCGCGGACCTGACCGCCCGGCGCCTGCGCGCCCGGCTCGCCCACGCGCAGACGACCGGCCGGCTGCCGTCGGTCGTGGCGGGACTGGTCCGCGACGGCGAGCCGATCTGGTTCGACGCGTACGGCGAGCCGGCGGTGCCCGGCCACGACCCGTTGGACGTGCAGTACCGGATCGGGTCGATCACCAAGACGATGACCGCCGTGCTGGTGCTCCAGCTGGTCCGCGACGGCCGCATCGGCCTCGACGATCCCGCCTCGACCGTCCTCGGCGACGTCGGGACCGGCGGCATCGGATATGGCGACCGGACCCTGCGCACGCTGCTCGCGCACAGCTCGGGCATGCAGTCCGAGCCGGCGGGCTCGTGGTGGGAGAGGTCCGCCGGCCTGAGCTGGGACGAGCTCGCGGCCGCCCACGACGGGTCGGGCGCGGTGTTCCCGGCCCACCAGGAGTTCCACTACTCCAACCTCGGCTACGCGCTGCTCGGTGAGCTCGCTGCCCAGCTCCTCGGCACCACCTGGTGGGAGGCCGTCGAGGCCCGGGTCCTGGCTCCGCTCGGCATGACGCGCACGTCGTACCTGCCGGAGGGGGCCGCCGCGCAGGGCTGGTCGGTGCAGCCCTACGAGTCCACGCTGGTGCCCGAGCCGGCGACCGACACCGGTGCGATGGCGCCGGCCGGTCAGGTGTGGGCGACGGTCACCGATCTCGCTCGCTACGCGGCGTTCCTGCTCGACGGCCACCCCGACGTGCTGTCGGCGGACGAGCTCCGGCAGGCGTTCGGCCCCCAGTCCGGCAACCCCAAGGACGGCGTCCGCTACGCGCACGGGCTGGGCTTCCAGCTCTTCCCCGGGGGCTCGGGCACGCTCGCGGGCCACACCGGCTCGATGCCGGGCTTCCTGGCGACCTGCCTGGTCGACCGTGGCCGGCGGGTGGGCGGTGTCGTGCTCGCCAACGCCACCGTCGGCTACTCACCGGCCGCGATCGTCGGCGAGCTGCTCGAGGAGCTCGAGCGCTGCGAGCCGACGGTCGCCCCGGCCTGGACGCCGTCGCCCGCCCTGCCGGCAGAGCTGGCCGGCGTCCCCGGTGTGTGGCACTGGGGCAACACCCCGATCGTCTTCACGATGGAGGCGGCCGAGCTGGTCGGTCGCCGCAACGGCGTCGAGCTCTACCGCTTCGCCGTGCGCGACGGTCGGGTGGTCGGCCTCTCCGGCTACCACGCCGGCGAGGAGCTGCACGTCGTACGCCGCGCCGACGGCAGCATCGGCCACCTCGACATCGCGACCTTCATCTACACACGGACGCCGTACGACCCGGACGCGCCGATCCCGGGTGGTCACCCAGCAGGCTGA